In Paraburkholderia flava, one genomic interval encodes:
- a CDS encoding type II toxin-antitoxin system HigB family toxin, protein MHVISRKPFSDAAKAYPNDAEAIDRTYRVLRSGDFDTPQALRQVFPSLDNFKYKDKWWVLDIGGNNLRLIAFIEFRDNRMYVKHIATHAEYDKLCKRYRKEVD, encoded by the coding sequence ATGCACGTCATATCCAGAAAGCCGTTTAGCGACGCAGCAAAGGCTTATCCGAACGACGCCGAAGCGATCGACCGCACGTATCGGGTGCTGCGATCCGGCGATTTCGATACGCCGCAGGCACTGCGACAGGTTTTTCCGTCGCTGGACAACTTCAAGTACAAAGACAAGTGGTGGGTGTTGGACATCGGTGGCAACAATCTTCGACTGATTGCCTTCATCGAATTCCGAGACAACCGCATGTACGTCAAGCACATCGCAACGCATGCCGAGTACGACAAGCTTTGCAAACGCTACCGGAAGGAGGTTGACTGA
- a CDS encoding tyrosine-type recombinase/integrase yields MLTDAALRNLKPKSKIYKASDRDGMYVTVSPSGTVTFRYDYRFNGRRETLTLGRYGPGGISLAMARELLLDARKTVLKGISPALEKQREKRRVVAIETFGTAMETWLANARLADSTRAMRKHIIDRDILPVLQNRLLTEIQPEDLRALCNKVKERGAPATAVQIRDIVKQVYVYAIAHGEKVDNPANSVGAASIATFVPKDRALSPLEIRLMVQQMESVATYPTIKLALRLILLTLVRKSELILATWDEVNFERATWTIPKQRMKGRNPHVVYLSRQALDIFVTLHACAAGSRFVFPSRYDAERCMSNATLNRVTQLVAEGAKAKGLPLQPFTVHDLRRTGSTLLNEIGFNRDWIEKCLAHEDGRSSRSVYNKAEYAEQRRHMLQEWANLVDAWGDGQAYAPKLMPENVVVPALSAMV; encoded by the coding sequence ATGCTTACTGACGCTGCACTACGTAACCTAAAGCCTAAGTCCAAGATTTATAAGGCTTCTGACCGGGACGGGATGTACGTGACGGTATCGCCCAGCGGTACTGTCACCTTCCGCTACGATTACCGCTTCAACGGCCGCCGGGAAACGCTGACCCTCGGGCGCTATGGCCCTGGCGGCATTTCACTGGCGATGGCGCGCGAACTGCTCCTCGACGCGCGCAAAACCGTTCTCAAGGGCATCTCGCCCGCGCTCGAAAAGCAACGCGAGAAACGCCGGGTGGTCGCCATCGAGACCTTCGGCACTGCGATGGAGACATGGCTGGCCAATGCAAGGTTGGCCGACAGCACCCGCGCCATGCGCAAGCACATCATCGATCGGGACATCCTGCCGGTACTCCAGAATCGCCTGCTGACCGAAATCCAGCCTGAAGACCTGCGGGCCTTGTGCAATAAGGTCAAGGAACGCGGGGCGCCCGCCACAGCGGTGCAGATTCGGGACATCGTGAAGCAGGTCTATGTCTACGCCATCGCCCACGGTGAAAAGGTGGATAACCCCGCCAACAGCGTGGGAGCGGCCTCGATCGCCACCTTCGTTCCGAAGGATCGCGCGTTGTCGCCGCTGGAAATCCGGTTGATGGTGCAACAGATGGAATCGGTGGCAACCTATCCGACCATCAAGCTGGCGCTGCGCCTGATTCTGCTGACGCTGGTGCGCAAGAGCGAACTGATCCTGGCCACCTGGGATGAGGTCAATTTCGAGAGGGCGACCTGGACGATTCCGAAGCAGCGGATGAAGGGGCGCAATCCGCATGTGGTCTATCTGTCGCGTCAGGCGCTCGACATCTTCGTCACGCTACATGCCTGTGCGGCTGGCTCACGATTCGTTTTTCCTTCCCGTTACGATGCAGAGCGGTGCATGTCCAATGCGACCTTGAATCGGGTCACGCAGCTCGTGGCAGAGGGTGCAAAAGCCAAAGGGCTGCCGCTACAACCCTTCACCGTCCATGATCTGCGTCGTACCGGCTCGACGCTGTTGAACGAAATCGGCTTCAATCGCGACTGGATCGAGAAGTGCCTGGCGCACGAAGACGGGCGGTCCTCGCGGTCGGTCTACAACAAGGCCGAATACGCGGAGCAACGGCGCCACATGCTGCAAGAGTGGGCCAATCTGGTCGATGCCTGGGGCGACGGGCAGGCCTACGCGCCGAAGCTGATGCCGGAGAACGTGGTCGTGCCGGCGTTGAGCGCGATGGTTTGA